The Phragmites australis chromosome 1, lpPhrAust1.1, whole genome shotgun sequence genomic interval attttcagTAAATGATGCATctaatacggatgctaaatttataaatacgataatatattgtctatttcagtaaatacgtttatatatgttgtctaattttagatttttgcccgAGTTTTATCCTCTGCTTTTTATagagttttattttatttcccaCAGAAGGGAATGACGAAGGAAACCCTCACCTGCACAGTTCCAAATCAGCATAACACGGCACAGCTAATCAGCTTGCGAGCAGCTGTCCGTGCGAATCACCCCAATAGCCCtcaccttttcttttcaaaaactATTTCCCTCCTTCATATTTCCTTTTTTAAACTTTTCAGTTTTCGCTCAAACTTttgaggatttttttaaaaaaattagctcataacttttaaaaaaagattGTGAGAAAAAGATTTTAGAGAAAAGTTAGAAAAGTTTGTACGCGAGTTGAGCTACTCGCGTGGAACCGCGAAATAGGAATTTTGGCATAAAACAGTCTATGTTGACATTATTACTAAATGCAGAATAAGAAACTATAACCATCCATATAAATTACTTCAAGGACCTAATAACTTTGATTACTTATAATATTTGTTAATCACTTTGCCAAAGCCGTAAAAAACGTAGAAACCATTATCACCAACTGTTTAACATGTATTTCTCAACAAAAATAACATCTAGTAATTGTAAAAAGTTGCTAAAAAGATTTTGAATCGAAGGCAAGAATTAGGAGGCCAATTACCTCAAGAACAAGATTGACAGAGGACGCGGCCTGCTCTGCATCCTGCAGCCGCAGCGCAAGCTCCATGCTCTCCTCCTCAAGCGCGGCGTTGACCTTCCGAAGCCCCGCTGCCTCCGCCGCCAGTGCGCTGGCCCTCTCCTCCCGCCCGTTCTCCAGCTCCGCCACCCTCGCTCggagcgccgccgcctcgctcctcgcctcctccttTTCGCCCTGCATCCGCGCCTTGATCGCGcgcagcttctccttggcgcgcgccagctcggcgcgggcggcgTCCAGCTCGGCGACCTGTGCCCTGAGCCTCCCGTTCTCCTCCTGCAGCGAGGAGACATTCAGCTCCAGCAGCCGCGTCTCCATGGCGGCCGCGGCGACGCGGTTCTCGAGCTCCCGCACGGTGGCCTCCTGCTCCCGGTGGCCGTCGAGTTCCTGCAGCCGGAGCTCCAGCCTCTGCTCTCGCTCCAGAAGTGACAGCCACAGCTCCCTGAGCCGCTCGAGCTCTTGTCGCTCTTCCTCCGATTGGCCGTCCTCTGTTTCGTCGACGGCATTTGCTCCGGACATCTCGGTCTGTGTGGTCTCCACTCGTGCGACAAGAACCGGCTCGTCATCTCCAGAGCCGATCAACGCGCCGTGAATTACGTTTTCCAAATATTCATCCTTTGTCATCGAATTGAAAGAATCACTCAAGCTCTAGTCCAATAATTGTCGTGAAATTAGCATGATCAAGAAGCAGAGACTCGTAGGATCACTAACTCACCTTTGCTGAAAGAATTCTGAGCCCATCATCAGGTGCAGGCAGAGCACAAGACCTAGCTGCTACAAGAAATCCAtagaaaacaaaatcaaaaccaCCATCACATCACCTAGCTCGAAGCAGGGAGCATGAGCAGTGCAAATGGAGTCGAATCGCGTACCAGAATTCCGCCCAGCTAGCGCAGACGCCGACAGCCGCCGTGGGCGAGCACGGCGAGGCCGCTCATCATACGCGTAAAGCGCCGCAAGGAAAACAGCAACGGCGGAGGTGATGCCGATGGACACAGCGGCAGCGGCTGACTCTGTCCGTTCTTGCTCGTTCTTGCTCCATCCAAGAAGGCGGCTAAATAGCGCGGAAAGAGAGACGCCGAACAGAGTACGATCAAACCCCTCCTTCCCCGGATCAAACTGGAGAGGGAGTCTTAATCCAGCTCCCCTACTCTCGCCTCCCTCCAAGCCCTCCATCCTGTCAATCCACCATGTGTTGGGCAAGCTCTGCTTGTGCTCTCCAATTCCCTTGAGGAGGAGGTCCCATGGGTATATATGTCAACTAGTACACCAATATTGATCATAGAGAGAGAAGAATCGGTGCGAGAAAATAATTAGGATAAGATTTGATTCCTTGTTGCATGGATGGGAAATGGGTAAGGGAATTTTTTTAAGcctatttaatattaatattttaataacagcaCCGTAAGGATCTAAAATTTCAGGAAGTAGACCCTTTTGTCACGTCAAAAGCTTTGGTGTGATTCCCGACTTAGTCACGCCAAACAGCCTGGCGTGACCGAGGTGCCACGCTGGCGGTCGCCCGGCGCCGCGCAACGTGGCATGCTGACGTGGAAGACCTTTATCGCGCCAGGTGGGCTGGCGCAACTCCGGTCACGCCACCCGCTTTGGCGTGACACAGCGCCATACAGGGAGACGCCCTGGCCATTCTCTCCCTACCAACCCTTCTTTCTCCTCACTCGAGCGCGACCAGCACAGACGCCAAACAGGCCACCGACGCCCCCTCCCTCCAATCTCTGCCGATTTCGGGTCCGATTCGAAGGAGATTTGAGGGGGAAGTGTCCTAGGAAGGTAGCTCCTCTAATCCCTCCAAGTATTTTTGTTGATTTTGGTTTACATTGTTAGTTCTTGGGTAGTTAGGGTTTAGACTATGATTTTGTTGATCTATGAATTTGTACATTTTGGTTTAGATCGGAGCTCATATATCGtgctatgtatgtatagtaacgcatatgtatcgtgtgaaatttgttgcatgcaattgtTTGAGTGTTGGAAATTGAAATACATATAGTTACACttaatgtatatgagcaatgcatGTTCTTGTGTATATGCAAGTATTTTTGAATTGTTGAGATGAATTTGAATCATATTGAAATGTATAATGTGTAGGATTTGTATTTGTGCAGTTTTACAGTATGACTTCCAATTTATGGTGTAAGCAAAAGTGGGCACATATCGGTAAGAAGTATTCCGATGTCAGTTGCAAAGATGCCCTCGTTCCCCCCGCCTTCCCTGTCCCGACGTGTGACTGTGGTAAGCCTGCCGTGGTTCTTCAGTCGCTACATGAAGATACTACTGGTCGTGCTTACTACCTGTGCACAGACTATAGTGTGAGTGTATATTTGTTATGGGTTAGGGTAGAAGAATATGGCATTACTTTTGCTGACTTGACGTTTTAATAATTTGCAGGAGTGGGAGATGTGCTACTTCTTCCAATGGATTGATGGGCCCGAGATGTATGACCTGAGGATTCTGAAGGTGAAACGGTTTAGTCAGTATTCGAAGCCATATGAAAAGTTTATTTGTTGggttcctcctccaccaaatcTGCTAAAACCGACGGATAAAGAGAAGTGGGAATTGAGGAATACACATGTTGCAGATCCTCCATTGTGCAACTGCGAAAAGCGAAGCGTACTTTGTGAACCTTCTGGGGGATCCCCTTACTTCCGCTGCGAAGGGATGACGAGGGTAAAAACTGGGTATGGTTGCTTGTTTACA includes:
- the LOC133914770 gene encoding uncharacterized protein LOC133914770 isoform X1, with the translated sequence MEGLEGGESRGAGLRLPLQFDPGKEGFDRTLFGVSLSALFSRLLGWSKNEQERTESAAAAVSIGITSAVAVFLAALYAYDERPRRARPRRLSASALAGRNSAARSCALPAPDDGLRILSAKDEYLENVIHGALIGSGDDEPVLVARVETTQTEMSGANAVDETEDGQSEEERQELERLRELWLSLLEREQRLELRLQELDGHREQEATVRELENRVAAAAMETRLLELNVSSLQEENGRLRAQVAELDAARAELARAKEKLRAIKARMQGEKEEARSEAAALRARVAELENGREERASALAAEAAGLRKVNAALEEESMELALRLQDAEQAASSVNLVLEESMDEEANYLRETNERLVRQIEQLRSDHCAHVEELVYLKWVNACLRHEVRDQGLHPPSSAHQEHDADGSAGAGGMSAMDLSKSMSFRSSERAKQLMLRYGHPGLEGFDPAILSPLHETIDGDGDERTRAHKYEPEKSPSSSVTTTKAASAAPAPGKKAGPRKLKFLGNIKKLLPGGSRSQSRNGRDHGGRESMKAPGAEYLEKATQWLSTHDVLDGDHSYESTPLSSCERTPLSSVTTVTTRGGGGCSERGATQAEAEPATLARSKSDSGSSYGREASRNHALRLDHPTEFRVGPDGLRASEKREPRRRSEELRMPEAAYVRTGDMHAE
- the LOC133914770 gene encoding uncharacterized protein LOC133914770 isoform X2, whose product is MEGLEGGESRGAGLRLPLQFDPGKEGFDRTLFGVSLSALFSRLLGWSKNEQERTESAAAAVSIGITSAVAVFLAALYAYDERPRRARPRRLSASALAGRNSARSCALPAPDDGLRILSAKDEYLENVIHGALIGSGDDEPVLVARVETTQTEMSGANAVDETEDGQSEEERQELERLRELWLSLLEREQRLELRLQELDGHREQEATVRELENRVAAAAMETRLLELNVSSLQEENGRLRAQVAELDAARAELARAKEKLRAIKARMQGEKEEARSEAAALRARVAELENGREERASALAAEAAGLRKVNAALEEESMELALRLQDAEQAASSVNLVLEESMDEEANYLRETNERLVRQIEQLRSDHCAHVEELVYLKWVNACLRHEVRDQGLHPPSSAHQEHDADGSAGAGGMSAMDLSKSMSFRSSERAKQLMLRYGHPGLEGFDPAILSPLHETIDGDGDERTRAHKYEPEKSPSSSVTTTKAASAAPAPGKKAGPRKLKFLGNIKKLLPGGSRSQSRNGRDHGGRESMKAPGAEYLEKATQWLSTHDVLDGDHSYESTPLSSCERTPLSSVTTVTTRGGGGCSERGATQAEAEPATLARSKSDSGSSYGREASRNHALRLDHPTEFRVGPDGLRASEKREPRRRSEELRMPEAAYVRTGDMHAE